The following proteins come from a genomic window of Peptoniphilus equinus:
- the recN gene encoding DNA repair protein RecN, whose amino-acid sequence MLLELYIKNFAIIQDVRIEFGKGLNILTGETGTGKSIIIDALSVVLGGRANKDMIRKGEEFAYIEAIFTCYESFEEMDMEFQPGELIILSKEIKRDRPALSRVNGRTVNNGIIETLTGRLIDIFAQHESMSLMQSGNQRELLDSFAGRDHLKALDEFAADYSKLRELQKELDNQTQDLSSREREMDLLSYQLDEIDNAKLSPYDDEELERDFKRLNHVKELAENLGRVMGQLKQFDGPSVESAMDDIVGTLSKMVRVDEGLQPLYTEGEELRDGLKRLSFELEDYFDHLEADPQRLRELEDRLDLVNSLKKKYGNTLEAIDAFYAETKKRLDDLVNYDTYRRTLETQIQTAATDLKKRAESISERRKVQARVLETNVAEELHQLVIRDAQFKVDFKDTELRETGADEITFLIKTNRGEDFKPLAKTASGGEMSRIMLGFKSILAQKDNIQTLIFDEIDTGISGATADVVGRKIKNLARERQVIVISHLQQIVAYADHHYLIEKKTTDQSTISTVIKLNEDERLHELARLIGGETITPRALEAARELILKGASNG is encoded by the coding sequence ATGCTGCTGGAGCTTTATATTAAAAATTTTGCCATTATCCAAGATGTGCGTATTGAATTTGGAAAAGGTCTAAATATCCTCACGGGAGAGACCGGTACAGGGAAGTCTATCATTATTGATGCGCTTTCTGTCGTCTTAGGGGGACGGGCCAATAAGGATATGATTCGTAAAGGTGAGGAATTTGCTTACATTGAAGCTATCTTTACCTGCTACGAAAGCTTTGAAGAGATGGATATGGAGTTTCAGCCGGGTGAGCTGATTATTCTATCCAAGGAAATCAAGCGGGATCGTCCGGCCTTATCAAGAGTCAATGGACGCACCGTCAACAACGGTATCATAGAAACTCTTACGGGACGACTGATCGACATTTTTGCTCAGCATGAGTCTATGTCTCTCATGCAGAGCGGCAATCAGCGTGAGCTTCTAGACTCTTTTGCCGGAAGGGATCATCTCAAGGCGTTGGATGAGTTTGCGGCGGATTACAGCAAGCTTCGTGAGCTGCAAAAAGAGTTGGACAATCAAACCCAAGATCTCAGCAGCCGAGAACGGGAAATGGATCTGCTGTCATATCAGTTGGATGAAATCGACAATGCTAAACTTTCGCCTTATGACGATGAAGAATTGGAGCGGGATTTTAAACGTTTGAATCACGTGAAAGAACTGGCTGAAAATTTGGGACGTGTGATGGGTCAACTTAAGCAATTCGACGGCCCCAGTGTAGAAAGTGCCATGGATGATATCGTGGGCACTCTTTCAAAAATGGTACGCGTTGACGAAGGTTTGCAACCTCTATACACAGAGGGTGAAGAGCTGCGGGACGGGTTGAAGCGTTTAAGTTTTGAGCTGGAAGATTATTTCGATCATCTTGAGGCAGATCCTCAGCGCCTCCGAGAATTGGAAGATCGTTTGGATTTGGTTAACAGCTTAAAGAAGAAGTATGGCAATACCCTCGAGGCTATTGACGCCTTTTATGCCGAAACAAAAAAACGTCTGGACGATCTGGTAAACTATGATACTTATCGAAGGACGCTTGAGACTCAAATTCAAACTGCTGCAACGGATTTGAAAAAGCGTGCTGAGAGCATTTCCGAACGGAGAAAAGTTCAGGCGAGAGTTCTTGAGACGAACGTGGCGGAGGAGCTTCACCAGTTGGTGATTCGTGATGCGCAGTTTAAAGTGGACTTCAAAGATACGGAGCTGCGGGAGACGGGTGCGGACGAGATTACCTTCCTCATCAAGACGAATCGGGGTGAAGATTTTAAACCGCTTGCAAAAACGGCTTCAGGGGGTGAAATGAGTCGAATTATGTTGGGATTTAAGTCTATTTTGGCTCAAAAAGACAACATTCAGACTTTGATATTTGATGAAATCGACACCGGAATTAGCGGCGCAACCGCCGACGTGGTAGGCCGAAAGATAAAGAACCTGGCCAGGGAGCGACAAGTCATTGTCATTTCCCACTTGCAGCAGATTGTTGCCTATGCCGATCACCATTATCTCATTGAGAAGAAAACTACAGATCAAAGCACCATTTCAACAGTCATCAAACTTAACGAAGATGAGCGATTACATGAATTGGCGCGGCTTATTGGCGGAGAAACGATCACGCCACGTGCATTGGAAGCGGCCAGAGAACTGATTTTAAAAGGAGCAAGTAATGGATAA
- a CDS encoding NUDIX hydrolase, with translation MDNTELTIKTDKIYDGKILKLRVDTVELPNAKYSKREIIEHHPAVCVVALTDDDEILMVSQYRKPLDKTLLEIPAGGIELDELPKDAAARELLEETGYRADTMEYLCEFYTTPGFCTEKIHAFFATNLTLAAQDLDHDEFIEVEKIPFDDIIKRIGRCEISDGKSIAAVLYYNTFRRNQ, from the coding sequence ATGGATAATACGGAGCTTACGATAAAAACGGATAAAATTTATGACGGCAAGATCTTGAAACTCCGAGTCGACACAGTCGAACTTCCCAACGCAAAGTATTCTAAGCGTGAAATCATTGAACATCATCCTGCAGTCTGTGTCGTCGCACTGACTGATGATGATGAAATTCTTATGGTCTCTCAATATCGTAAACCTTTAGATAAAACATTGCTGGAAATTCCTGCAGGGGGCATTGAGTTGGACGAACTTCCAAAGGATGCTGCCGCCAGAGAACTTTTGGAAGAAACAGGTTATCGGGCCGATACTATGGAGTACCTCTGTGAATTTTATACCACACCGGGTTTTTGCACTGAAAAGATCCATGCCTTTTTTGCTACAAATTTAACGTTGGCAGCACAGGACTTGGATCATGACGAATTTATTGAAGTTGAAAAAATTCCATTTGATGACATTATAAAGCGTATAGGGCGATGTGAAATCAGTGACGGCAAGTCCATTGCAGCTGTACTCTACTACAACACGTTTAGGAGAAATCAATGA
- a CDS encoding purine-nucleoside phosphorylase: MIQHSQAVKTILKQVSNPPKIGLILGSGLGDFVEAFEDTVVIDYKDIPGFGTSTVKGHEGHLVFGTVGGKNVVAMQGRIHYYEGKGIDSVVAPVKILCDLGIEKLIVTNACGAVNTDFKPGDLMLIRDHINFSGQNPLIGPNDEAMGPRFLDMTYTYSKQMGEIAKTVAKAQGLTLQEGVYMFFTGPTYETPAEVRMARILGADACGMSTVPEVIVARHRGVEILGISCCTNMAAGILDQPLDHKEVIAVSAQIKDDFKKLISAVIEEVK, translated from the coding sequence ATGATACAACATTCACAAGCAGTTAAAACGATACTTAAGCAAGTGTCCAACCCGCCGAAGATTGGCTTAATTTTAGGATCGGGGTTGGGTGATTTTGTTGAAGCCTTTGAAGATACCGTGGTTATTGATTACAAAGATATCCCGGGCTTTGGAACGTCTACTGTCAAAGGGCATGAAGGGCACTTGGTTTTCGGCACAGTTGGAGGAAAAAATGTCGTAGCGATGCAAGGTCGCATCCACTACTATGAAGGCAAAGGGATTGACAGCGTTGTGGCGCCAGTCAAAATACTTTGCGATCTAGGCATAGAAAAACTTATTGTTACCAATGCATGTGGTGCTGTAAATACCGATTTCAAACCGGGAGATCTCATGCTTATTCGTGATCACATTAATTTTTCAGGGCAGAATCCTCTCATCGGACCTAATGATGAAGCTATGGGGCCACGTTTTTTAGATATGACATATACTTATTCTAAACAGATGGGAGAGATTGCTAAGACCGTGGCCAAGGCTCAAGGTTTGACCTTACAAGAAGGGGTCTATATGTTTTTTACCGGTCCGACTTATGAAACGCCTGCCGAAGTACGCATGGCACGGATACTAGGTGCTGATGCCTGCGGCATGAGCACCGTGCCGGAAGTAATTGTAGCACGTCATCGTGGGGTGGAAATTCTCGGCATTTCTTGCTGTACCAATATGGCGGCGGGCATCTTGGATCAGCCGTTGGATCACAAGGAAGTCATTGCGGTTTCAGCGCAAATCAAAGACGATTTTAAAAAGCTGATCAGTGCCGTTATTGAAGAGGTGAAGTAA
- a CDS encoding pyrimidine-nucleoside phosphorylase — MHMYDIIEKKKNGAVLSTDEINFVIQGYTDGTIPDYQMSALLMAICLQNMTVEETFALTKAMIESGETIDLSGIEGVKVDKHSTGGVGDTTSLVLGPLVASLGVPFAKMSGRGLGHTGGTLDKLESIPGLCIDMSKEQFIDNTNAIKIAICGQTGEVTPADKKIYALRDATATVNHKGLIASSIMSKKIAVGADALVLDVKVGSGAFMKTLEAATELSQLMVVLGEQFKRKTVAVITDMSEPLGRAVGNSVEVIEAIDTLQNKGPKDLKELVVVLAEKLLLLAGAYDNPEDARQGIEGALSDGSALSKFKEMVELQGGDGSYLDDTSKFELSPAFELKSDAAGYVQKIDALKVGEVAKNLGAGRETKESILDLGAGIYLHKKIGDRVEIGDVLATLYTKKDDVDTAKADLLQAYTIGTEKQDGSALILKVVDHVE; from the coding sequence ATGCACATGTATGACATTATCGAAAAAAAGAAAAACGGGGCAGTCCTGTCTACTGATGAAATCAATTTTGTGATTCAGGGATATACTGACGGTACTATTCCGGATTATCAAATGTCGGCACTGCTTATGGCTATCTGTCTTCAAAATATGACGGTAGAGGAGACCTTTGCTCTGACCAAAGCTATGATTGAATCCGGAGAGACCATCGACTTAAGTGGTATTGAAGGTGTGAAAGTGGACAAGCATTCGACCGGTGGCGTCGGGGATACGACTTCATTGGTGTTGGGCCCCCTCGTGGCAAGTTTAGGCGTCCCTTTTGCAAAAATGAGCGGTCGAGGCTTAGGCCATACCGGAGGGACTTTAGACAAACTGGAATCCATTCCCGGTCTTTGTATAGATATGTCGAAAGAGCAGTTTATTGACAACACGAATGCTATAAAAATTGCCATTTGCGGACAAACCGGTGAAGTGACACCGGCAGATAAAAAAATTTATGCTCTTAGAGATGCCACTGCAACGGTAAATCACAAGGGTTTGATTGCCAGTTCCATTATGAGTAAGAAGATAGCTGTGGGCGCGGATGCCTTGGTGTTGGATGTGAAAGTGGGCAGCGGTGCATTTATGAAGACGCTGGAGGCTGCGACCGAGCTTTCTCAACTTATGGTAGTTCTTGGAGAACAATTTAAACGTAAAACCGTTGCTGTGATTACCGATATGTCTGAACCGTTGGGCCGTGCCGTCGGCAACAGTGTAGAGGTTATTGAAGCCATCGATACGCTTCAAAACAAAGGACCGAAAGATTTAAAAGAGTTGGTGGTCGTCCTTGCTGAAAAACTTTTACTTCTGGCCGGAGCTTACGACAATCCTGAAGACGCGCGTCAAGGAATTGAAGGGGCATTGAGCGACGGTTCAGCCCTTTCGAAGTTCAAAGAAATGGTGGAACTTCAAGGCGGCGACGGCAGCTATCTGGATGACACCTCGAAATTTGAGCTGTCACCGGCTTTCGAACTGAAGAGTGATGCGGCAGGTTATGTGCAAAAAATTGACGCGTTAAAAGTGGGTGAAGTCGCAAAAAATTTAGGTGCCGGACGTGAAACGAAAGAGAGCATTTTAGATTTGGGAGCAGGCATTTATTTGCACAAGAAGATAGGTGATAGGGTGGAAATTGGTGACGTTTTGGCAACGCTCTATACTAAAAAAGATGATGTGGATACTGCGAAAGCAGACCTTCTTCAGGCTTATACCATTGGCACTGAGAAGCAGGATGGGTCGGCACTCATATTAAAAGTGGTTGATCATGTTGAGTAG
- a CDS encoding site-2 protease family protein — translation MLSSFSVYAIRVLALLFAIIPHEVAHGVAAYQFGDTTAKRQGRLSFNPLNHIDPLGLLFMVVFHFGWAKAVPININAFRNRRAGLFVVSVAGVVTNFILGLLASILWVKMGGQGLLGWFLEEVMWYNTMLGVFNLVPLPPLDGSKVLLSFLPYESQDFILQNERYIYILLVIGVMSGFIGQLIAPVMEAVLTAFIQLGLWL, via the coding sequence ATGTTGAGTAGTTTTTCAGTGTACGCTATTCGGGTCTTAGCACTTCTTTTTGCCATTATTCCCCACGAAGTGGCTCACGGTGTGGCGGCCTACCAATTCGGAGATACGACGGCAAAGCGTCAGGGCAGGCTGTCGTTTAATCCGTTAAACCACATTGATCCGTTAGGATTGTTGTTTATGGTAGTGTTTCATTTCGGTTGGGCTAAGGCAGTGCCTATTAATATCAACGCTTTTCGCAATCGTAGAGCCGGCCTTTTTGTCGTATCCGTTGCAGGGGTTGTAACCAATTTTATTCTGGGGTTGCTTGCCAGCATACTTTGGGTGAAGATGGGTGGACAAGGTTTATTGGGATGGTTTTTAGAAGAGGTGATGTGGTATAACACTATGCTCGGAGTATTTAACTTAGTGCCGTTGCCGCCTTTGGACGGGTCTAAGGTGCTGCTGTCTTTTTTACCTTATGAGAGTCAGGATTTTATCTTACAAAATGAACGCTACATTTACATTCTATTGGTTATCGGTGTGATGAGCGGATTTATTGGGCAACTTATTGCGCCGGTTATGGAAGCTGTTCTTACTGCTTTTATACAATTAGGTCTTTGGCTATGA
- a CDS encoding segregation and condensation protein A, translating to MSVNITLQVYDGPYELLLDLIKKNELDIYDIEINVVTAQFLNYIYAAKELDLELTSDFLVVASTLVEIKSKMLLPKASVEAQEEEEDPRKELVQKLIEYENFKKTAELLRQQENYELRSFHKLKEDFSYLDDFSLLQGVSVDVLTKTFQNILTRYEKSTVEHHIVMDKFNVKLCMDGIYHMLRVKEKFFFTELLSSYALREEIISYFLALLEMCKNQLITLQQNSTLTDIWVVSKMEWNHE from the coding sequence ATGAGTGTCAATATCACTTTACAGGTTTACGACGGGCCCTACGAACTGCTCTTAGATTTGATAAAAAAAAATGAGTTGGATATTTATGACATTGAAATTAATGTTGTAACGGCTCAATTTTTAAACTATATTTATGCTGCAAAAGAATTGGACTTGGAATTGACTAGTGATTTTTTGGTAGTGGCAAGCACTTTAGTGGAGATTAAATCCAAAATGCTGCTTCCGAAAGCATCGGTGGAAGCGCAAGAGGAAGAAGAGGATCCGCGAAAAGAGCTGGTACAAAAGCTTATTGAATATGAAAATTTTAAAAAGACCGCTGAGCTTCTGCGTCAGCAGGAGAATTATGAACTGAGGTCGTTTCATAAGTTAAAAGAGGATTTTTCTTACTTGGATGATTTTAGTCTGCTTCAAGGTGTTTCAGTGGATGTATTGACGAAAACTTTTCAAAATATTTTAACACGCTATGAAAAGTCAACGGTGGAGCACCATATCGTCATGGATAAGTTTAATGTGAAATTGTGTATGGATGGCATTTATCATATGCTTAGAGTCAAAGAAAAATTTTTCTTTACGGAATTGCTCAGTTCATATGCGTTAAGAGAGGAAATTATTTCTTATTTTCTTGCGCTTTTAGAAATGTGTAAAAATCAGTTAATCACATTACAGCAAAATAGTACGTTAACAGATATATGGGTTGTGAGTAAAATGGAATGGAATCATGAATAA
- the scpB gene encoding SMC-Scp complex subunit ScpB, producing the protein MNKNEVIGAIESILFAWSEPCSVKELKEALGVSEAAIYEAVGELEQAYAEPGRGLRLTVAADKFSLSTKPDYFDVITHFVTKKNIKNLSSASLEVLSIVAYKQPITKIEIESIRGVKCDSTLKNLTELGLIEITGKLKQVGTPNVYETTENFLMKFGLKSLEELPLLDSDTQETNFLEE; encoded by the coding sequence ATGAATAAAAACGAAGTTATCGGTGCCATTGAAAGTATTTTGTTTGCATGGTCCGAACCCTGCTCGGTAAAGGAGCTCAAAGAAGCTTTAGGTGTGAGTGAAGCGGCCATATATGAAGCCGTTGGCGAGTTGGAACAGGCTTATGCTGAGCCGGGAAGGGGACTTAGGCTGACCGTTGCAGCGGACAAATTTAGTCTCTCCACAAAGCCGGATTATTTTGATGTGATCACTCACTTCGTCACGAAGAAAAATATTAAAAATCTTTCCAGTGCTTCCTTGGAAGTTCTTTCTATTGTCGCCTACAAGCAACCGATTACGAAAATTGAAATCGAGTCAATTCGCGGTGTCAAGTGTGACAGTACGCTTAAAAATTTAACAGAATTGGGCTTAATTGAAATTACGGGCAAGCTTAAACAAGTGGGGACACCCAATGTCTATGAAACTACGGAAAACTTCCTGATGAAGTTTGGACTGAAGTCCCTGGAGGAGTTGCCATTATTGGATAGCGACACTCAAGAAACCAATTTTTTGGAGGAATAA
- a CDS encoding pseudouridine synthase, producing MRLQKYMAHSGAASRRKSELLIEQGRVRINDTVITDMGVDVDPDKDRVYLDGKRLKLIKKHSYYLLNKPMGVVSTVSDEKKRPTVVDLIDTEDRIYPVGRLDIDTTGLILLTDDGAFTNKVTHPSNTIVKTYIATVEGTPNKVELDMLRKGIRVGQVKFAPAKVKILKRFEADSIIEVNVVEGKNHEVKIMFEKIGHPVKKLKRIAIGNIQLGDLGIGNYRALTDDEVKELMAR from the coding sequence ATGCGATTACAAAAGTACATGGCTCACAGTGGCGCAGCATCTCGAAGAAAATCGGAGCTGCTTATCGAACAAGGCAGAGTTCGAATTAACGACACGGTTATCACGGATATGGGTGTGGATGTAGATCCGGACAAGGACAGAGTCTATTTAGATGGTAAGCGTCTCAAGCTGATCAAGAAACATAGCTATTATCTTTTAAATAAACCCATGGGTGTGGTATCTACAGTTTCAGATGAAAAAAAACGTCCAACTGTGGTCGATCTTATCGATACGGAGGATCGTATCTATCCTGTTGGACGATTGGATATTGATACAACCGGTCTTATACTGTTAACGGATGATGGTGCGTTTACTAACAAAGTTACCCATCCTTCCAACACCATTGTGAAAACTTATATAGCTACAGTAGAAGGGACTCCCAACAAGGTGGAGTTGGATATGTTGCGCAAGGGGATTCGCGTGGGACAGGTGAAATTTGCGCCGGCGAAGGTAAAAATTCTCAAGCGATTTGAAGCTGACAGCATCATTGAAGTGAACGTGGTGGAAGGTAAAAATCATGAAGTGAAGATTATGTTTGAAAAAATTGGCCATCCTGTAAAGAAATTGAAGCGCATCGCCATCGGCAATATCCAGTTGGGGGATTTAGGGATCGGCAATTATCGTGCACTCACAGACGATGAAGTGAAGGAACTGATGGCCCGATGA
- a CDS encoding tRNA (mnm(5)s(2)U34)-methyltransferase produces the protein MKVATNYLDVTSDVINAANLKGTICVDATCGRGGDSLRILKQGAAFLYGCDVQEAAICDTKGRLEEAGFSNFKLFQLSHENVFEFIGQPVDFVIYNLGYLPGSDKTIITKGDSTVASLASALKFLRPQGMILVVSYVGHPGSFEERAQLEYYLKHLDQKHYAVEAIEFFNERHNPPKVFKIGVRS, from the coding sequence ATGAAAGTGGCAACGAACTACTTGGATGTGACCTCGGATGTCATCAATGCAGCGAACTTAAAAGGTACCATTTGTGTGGATGCGACTTGTGGACGAGGCGGTGACAGTTTGCGCATTTTGAAGCAGGGGGCAGCCTTTTTATATGGCTGTGATGTTCAGGAAGCTGCGATTTGTGATACAAAGGGTCGTCTTGAAGAGGCAGGTTTTTCAAACTTTAAGCTTTTTCAACTCTCTCATGAGAATGTTTTTGAATTCATCGGTCAACCTGTCGATTTTGTCATTTATAATTTAGGCTATTTGCCGGGAAGTGATAAGACTATCATCACTAAGGGTGATTCTACTGTAGCCTCCCTTGCTTCAGCGTTAAAATTTTTAAGACCTCAAGGCATGATTTTAGTGGTAAGTTATGTCGGTCATCCCGGTTCTTTCGAAGAACGCGCCCAGCTCGAATACTATTTAAAACATCTTGATCAAAAGCACTATGCTGTGGAAGCAATTGAATTTTTTAATGAACGTCACAACCCGCCCAAAGTTTTTAAAATTGGAGTAAGATCATGA
- a CDS encoding BaiN/RdsA family NAD(P)/FAD-dependent oxidoreductase, with the protein MNIAVVGGGAAGMMAASVAQGHVTLFEKNERLGKKVFISGKGRCNITTSKDVAEFFDNVVTNEKFLYSALYALPPDKTAELFEHAGVALKVERGDRIFPKSDKSSDIIKAYEKRLRDNHVALKLNTPVKTIEKYGDTFYVNGQAFERVIIATGGLSYQSTGSTGDGYLFAKALGHTIVETVPALVPILLKDSVKALQGLSLKNVELTAYENRREIYRAFGEMVFTDCGISGPIVLSTSSYINRRKNITLTLDLKPALDRETLDRRLLRDFEAGKNKDLTNALSRLLLKSLIDPILHAAQLDGRKKVHDITKAERDNLVRIIKAWPLHYDGLMNINAGIVTGGGVCVKDIDPSTMASKLVQGLYFAGEVMDVDGLTGGFNLQIANSTGYLAGISAGRVKG; encoded by the coding sequence ATGAATATTGCAGTTGTTGGCGGTGGCGCCGCAGGGATGATGGCCGCTTCCGTAGCGCAAGGCCATGTGACGCTTTTCGAAAAAAATGAACGGCTGGGTAAAAAAGTTTTTATCAGCGGTAAGGGGCGTTGCAATATCACGACCTCTAAAGATGTGGCCGAGTTCTTCGACAATGTGGTTACCAATGAAAAATTTCTGTATTCAGCTCTGTATGCATTGCCGCCGGATAAAACTGCTGAACTTTTTGAACATGCCGGCGTAGCGCTTAAAGTTGAGCGGGGGGATCGGATATTTCCAAAGTCGGATAAGTCCTCGGATATTATTAAGGCTTATGAAAAGCGACTGCGGGATAATCATGTGGCTTTGAAACTCAACACACCGGTCAAGACTATTGAGAAGTACGGCGATACATTTTATGTCAACGGTCAAGCGTTTGAACGTGTCATCATTGCAACGGGTGGTCTGAGTTATCAAAGTACGGGAAGCACCGGTGACGGTTACCTTTTTGCCAAGGCTTTAGGGCACACAATTGTTGAAACGGTTCCTGCACTGGTCCCTATTCTCTTAAAAGATTCTGTGAAAGCGCTTCAAGGTTTGTCGTTGAAAAATGTTGAGCTCACAGCCTATGAAAATCGTCGTGAAATTTATCGTGCGTTTGGAGAAATGGTGTTTACCGATTGCGGCATCTCCGGACCTATTGTGCTTTCCACTTCAAGTTATATCAATCGCAGAAAAAATATCACTTTAACTCTGGATTTGAAACCGGCCTTGGACCGCGAGACTTTGGATCGGCGGTTGCTTCGGGATTTTGAGGCGGGGAAAAATAAAGATTTAACTAATGCGCTGAGTCGGTTGCTTTTAAAGAGCCTGATTGACCCTATTCTTCATGCGGCGCAATTGGATGGACGCAAGAAAGTTCATGATATCACTAAAGCTGAACGCGACAACCTTGTTAGAATCATCAAAGCATGGCCACTCCACTATGACGGCCTTATGAACATCAATGCAGGGATTGTTACCGGTGGAGGTGTGTGTGTCAAGGACATTGATCCGTCTACAATGGCGTCGAAGTTAGTGCAAGGCCTCTACTTTGCAGGCGAAGTGATGGATGTGGACGGTCTCACTGGTGGATTTAATCTACAGATTGCAAATTCAACAGGATATCTTGCGGGAATAAGCGCGGGACGTGTTAAAGGATAA
- the cmk gene encoding (d)CMP kinase → MYRVAIDGPSGSGKSTIARELSKRLQITYVDTGAMYRAFALEANNTGKSVDELIATIDIDYHDDTVFLNGKAINQEIRSEVISKMASQISKDPKVRAFLVELQQRIAEKRSVVMEGRDITTVVLPEAEYKFFLDSDVHVRAKRRYEQLIANGESADLEQVYDNLVKRDNNDRNREHSPLTIAEDAVYIDSTLMDLETTVTTILSHIHEA, encoded by the coding sequence ATGTATCGAGTAGCTATTGATGGGCCAAGCGGCAGTGGTAAGAGCACAATTGCACGAGAGCTGTCCAAGCGGTTACAGATTACCTATGTGGATACCGGTGCGATGTATCGCGCTTTCGCTCTGGAGGCAAATAATACCGGTAAGTCTGTCGATGAGCTTATTGCAACAATAGATATTGACTACCATGATGATACCGTGTTTCTTAACGGCAAAGCCATTAACCAGGAGATACGTTCTGAAGTCATTTCAAAAATGGCATCACAAATTTCAAAAGATCCTAAGGTCAGGGCTTTTCTGGTAGAACTTCAACAACGCATTGCAGAAAAACGCAGCGTGGTTATGGAGGGACGGGATATCACAACAGTAGTCCTACCTGAGGCGGAATACAAATTTTTCTTGGACAGCGATGTCCATGTCCGAGCTAAACGGCGCTATGAACAACTAATAGCAAATGGCGAATCGGCTGATTTGGAGCAGGTATATGACAATCTTGTCAAGCGGGATAACAACGATAGAAATCGCGAGCATTCTCCATTAACAATAGCTGAAGATGCCGTATACATTGACTCTACCTTGATGGATTTGGAGACCACCGTCACGACGATATTAAGTCATATCCACGAGGCGTAA
- a CDS encoding lysophospholipid acyltransferase family protein — protein sequence MYKFLQAVLRIYFQIRHRVTVVGMETLPNEPFMVCANHLSNWDPLFITAFFPGTIAWMAKEELFHNPILDWLLHRLHAFPVDRQGADVKAIKTALKVLKGGGVLGIFPEGTRVRQPDIRAGKSGVAVIAHKAKVPIVPMTIEGNYKGFGIIVLRVHPCVNLPEDKRLSAETYQDITRHVMAQIYGVDDN from the coding sequence GTGTATAAATTTTTGCAAGCAGTGCTTAGAATCTACTTTCAGATACGCCATCGAGTCACTGTTGTGGGTATGGAGACCTTGCCAAATGAGCCTTTTATGGTGTGTGCCAACCATCTTTCTAACTGGGACCCACTCTTCATCACCGCTTTCTTTCCCGGCACGATTGCTTGGATGGCGAAAGAAGAGCTTTTTCACAATCCCATTTTAGATTGGCTCTTACACAGACTTCATGCATTTCCGGTAGATCGACAAGGTGCCGATGTTAAGGCTATCAAAACGGCGTTAAAGGTTTTAAAAGGGGGCGGTGTTTTAGGGATTTTCCCTGAAGGAACCCGCGTCCGTCAACCGGACATTCGTGCAGGCAAATCAGGCGTAGCTGTCATTGCACACAAGGCAAAAGTTCCCATTGTGCCGATGACTATTGAGGGTAACTACAAAGGCTTCGGGATTATAGTGCTTAGAGTTCATCCTTGTGTGAATTTGCCGGAAGATAAGCGATTGAGTGCTGAAACGTATCAAGATATTACCAGACACGTCATGGCACAAATTTATGGAGTGGATGACAATTAA